In the genome of Vicia villosa cultivar HV-30 ecotype Madison, WI linkage group LG7, Vvil1.0, whole genome shotgun sequence, one region contains:
- the LOC131616793 gene encoding phospholipid-transporting ATPase 1-like, which produces MMETDNNSSSRTTFAHSESKPVRHGSNSEAFSMSQKEISDEDARLIYVDDPDKTNERFEFSGNSIRTGKYSFFTFLPRNLFEQFHRVAYVYFLLIAILNQLPQLAVFGRGASLLPLGIVLLVTAVKDAYEDWRRHRSDKVENNRLGLVLVNGCFVEKKWKDIRVGEIVKINANQPIPCDFVLLSTSDPTGVAYVQTLNLDGESNLKTRYAKQETQFKFRDKERFSGLIKCEKPNRNIYGFQATMEVDGKRLSLGSSNIVLRGCELKNTSSVVGVAVYCGRETKAMLNNSGAPSKRSRLETQMNSEIIMLSLFLVVLCTVTSVCAGVWLRQNKNKLNLLPYYRKLDVSKGKEENYQYYGWGVEIVFTFLMSVIVFQIMIPISLYISMELVRVGQAYFMIKDSRLYDEATNSKFQCRALNINEDLGQIKYVFSDKTGTLTENKMEFQCASIWGVDYSSAKAGLENEQVEYSLRVDGKVLKPKMKVKVNEELLQLSKSGFANRDGKRIYDFFLALAACNTIVPLVIDTSDPTVKLVDYQGESPDEQALTYAAAAYGFMLIERTSGYIVIDIHGERQRFNVLGLHEFDSDRKRMSVILGYSDNSVKLFVKGADTSMFSVINKSLNTNIIHATETHLLSYSSIGLRTLVIGMRDLNPSEFDQWHFAFEAASTSLLGRAALLRKVAANVENNLCILGATAIEDKLQQGVPESIQSLRQAGIKVWVLTGDKQETAISIGYSSRLLTSGMTQFKIKSNNRESCRRHLQDALLMSRKNEVGNYFDGNSVDVVPTPMALIIDGTSLVYILDNELEEELFELAQRCSVVLCCRVAPLQKAGIVSLVKKRTADMTLAIGDGANDVSMIQMADVGVGISGQEGRQAVMASDFAMGQFRFLVPLLFIHGHWNYQRLGYMVLYNFYRNAVFVLILFWYVLFTAFTVTTAINEWSSVLYSIVYTAVPTIVVGILDKDLSKRTLLHNPQLYGAGQRQEAYNKKLFWLMIADTLWQSIVVFFVPLFAYWGSTIDISSIGDLWTLSVVILVNLHLAMDVIRWSWISHASIWGSIVATFICVMIIDAIPALHGYWAIFDVAGTALFWLCLVGIQIAALLPRFVVKFIHQYYYPNDIQISREVEKFENLRINGNAEIEMLHISNPQR; this is translated from the exons ATGATGGAAACTGACAACAATTCATCATCACGTACAACTTTCGCTCACTCAGAGTCCAAACCAGTGAGACATGGTTCAAATTCTGAAGCCTTCAGTATGTCTCAGAAGGAAATCAGTGATGAAGATGCTAGGTTGATTTATGTGGATGATCCTGATAAAACAAACGAGAGATTTGAATTTTCAGGGAATTCAATCCGTACTGGAAAGTAttcatttttcacttttcttCCTAGGAATTTGTTTGAACAGTTTCATAGAGTTGCTTATGTTTATTTCCTGTTGATTGCTATTCTTAATCAGTTACCTCAACTAGCTGTTTTTGGGAGAGGTGCTTCACTTTTACCATTAGGTATTGTTCTTCTTGTTACTGCTGTTAAGGATGCTTATGAGGATTGGAGGAGACATAGGTCAGATAAAGTTGAGAACAATAGGTTAGGATTGGTTTTGGTTAATGGTTGTTTTGTAGAGAAGAAATGGAAAGATATTAGAGTTGGGGAGATTGTTAAAATCAATGCTAATCAACCAATTCCTTGTGATTTTGTTTTGTTGTCGACGAGTGATCCGACCGGTGTTGCGTATGTTCAGACGCTTAATCTAGACGGGGAGTCGAATTTGAAGACTAGGTATGCGAAACAAGAGACTCAGTTTAAGTTTCGTGATAAGGAGAGGTTTAGTGGTTTGATTAAGTGTGAGAAACCGAATAGGAATATTTATGGATTTCAAGCGACAATGGAGGTTGATGGGAAGAGATTGTCGCTTGGTTCTTCGAATATTGTGCTTAGAGGATGTGAGCTGAAGAATACTAGTTCTGTGGTTGGTGTTGCTGTGTATTGTGGTCGTGAGACGAAAGCGATGCTCAACAACTCAGGAGCTCCGTCTAAGAGGAGTCGGCTTGAGACTCAGATGAACTCTGAGATCATCATGCTTTCGTTATTTCTTGTAGTGTTGTGTACAGTCACTTCAGTTTGTGCTGGTGTTTGGTTAaggcaaaacaagaataaattgAATCTATTGCCTTATTATAGGAAATTGGATGTTTCGAAGGGAAAAGAGGAGAATTATCAATATTATGGATGGGGAGTGGAAATCGTTTTCACATTTCTTATGTCAGTTATAGTTTTCCAGATTATGATTCCTATATCGTTGTACATTTCTATGGAGCTTGTTCGTGTTGGTCAGGCCTATTTCATGATCAAAGATTCCAGATTGTATGATGAGGCGACAAATTCAAAGTTTCAGTGCAGGGCCTTGAATATCAATGAAGATTTAGGGCAAATTAAGTATGTCTTTTCGGATAAAACCGGTACTCTCACTGAAAACAAGATGGAGTTTCAATGCGCGAGTATCTGGGGTGTTGATTACAGCTCTGCAAAAGCCGGTCTTGAGAATGAGCAAGTTGAATACTCTCTTCGAG TGGACGGAAAGGTCTTGAAGCCAAAGATGAAGGTGAAAGTTAATGAAGAGCTTTTGCAATTATCGAAAAGTGGATTTGCAAATAGAGATGGAAAAAGGATTTACGATTTCTTTCTTGCACTCGCAGCATGCAATACTATTGTGCCTCTTGTTATCGACACATCTGACCCTACAGTCAAGCTGGTAGATTATCAAGGGGAATCACCAGATGAACAAGCGTTGACTTATGCTGCTGCTGCCTACGGTTTTATGCTTATTGAACGAACCTCAGGTTACATAGTCATTGATATTCATGGAGAAAGACAAAG GTTCAATGTCTTGGGTTTGCATGAATTTGATAGTGATCGGAAAAGGATGTCAGTTATATTAGGATACAGTGACAATTCAGTAAAACTTTTCGTCAAAGGGGCGGATACATCAATGTTTAGTGTAATCAATAAATCATTGAACACAAATATAATACATGCAACAGAAACCCATCTTCTCTCATATTCTTCCATCGGTTTGAGGACGCTTGTTATTGGGATGCGTGACTTGAATCCTTCAGAATTTGATCAATGGCACTTTGCTTTTGAGGCAGCAAGTACTTCTTTGCTCGGTAGGGCTGCTTTGCTTCGTAAGGTTGCAGCCAATGTAGAGAATAACTTATGCATACTGGGCGCTACCGCTATCGAAGATAAACTGCAACAAGGTGTGCCGGAATCTATTCAGTCTCTAAGACAAGCTGGTATTAAAGTATGGGTATTAACTGGTGACAAACAGGAAACCGCCATTTCAATTGGCTACTCCTCAAGGCTACTAACAAGCGGCATGACTCAATTTAAAATTAAGAGCAATAATCGAGAGTCGTGTAGAAGGCATTTACAAGACGCACTTCTCATGTCCAGAAAAAATGAAGTTGGCAATTATTTCGACGGAAATTCCGTTGATGTTGTTCCGACTCCGATGGCCTTGATTATTGATGGTACAAGCCTTGTATATATTCTTGACAATGAACTTGAAGAAGAG CTCTTTGAACTTGCACAAAGATGTTCTGTTGTTCTATGTTGTCGAGTGGCTCCCTTGCAAAAGGCCGGAATTGTGTCGCTCGTGAAGAAAAGGACAGCTGACATGACTCTAGCCATTGGAGATG GTGCTAATGATGTATCAATGATCCAAATGGCTGATGTTGGGGTTGGCATCAGTGGACAGGAGGGTAGGCAAGCTGTAATGGCTTCCGATTTTGCAATGGGGCAGTTTAGGTTTTTAGTTCCTCTCTTATTCATACACGGACATTGGAATTACCAACGACTAGGCTACATGGTGCTATACAATTTTTACAGAAATGCTGTCTTTGTTCTTATTCTATTTTG GTACGTACTCTTCACTGCCTTCACTGTGACAACAGCTATAAACGAATGGAGCAGTGTGTTGTATTCGATAGTCTACACTGCAGTGCCAACTATTGTTGTTGGTATTCTTGACAAGGATCTCAGTAAAAGGACTCTCCTGCATAATCCTCAGCTTTACGGAGCTGGACAAAGACAAGAGGCCTACAACAAAAAATTGTTTTGGTTGATGATAGCCGATACTTTATGGCAAAGCATCGTTGTCTTCTTTGTTCCTCTGTTTGCATATTGGGGAAGCACTATAGATATATCAAGCATAGGGGATCTTTGGACTCTTTCGGTAGTTATTTTGGTCAATTTGCACTTGGCCATGGATGTAATCAGGTGGAGTTGGATTTCTCATGCATCCATTTGGGGGTCTATCGTTGCAACTTTCATATGTGTCATGATTATTGATGCTATACCGGCACTTCATGGTTACTG GGCTATCTTTGATGTTGCAGGAACTGCATTGTTCTGGTTATGTTTAGTTGGAATACAAATAGCAGCATTGCTTCCCCGTTTTGTTGTAAAATTCATTCATCAATACTATTATCCGAATGATATTCAGATTTCAAGAGAAGTAGAGAAGTTTGAGAATCTAAGGATCAACGGAAACGCAGAGATAGAAATGCTTCACATCTCAAATCCACAAAGATAA